The Verrucomicrobiota bacterium genome has a segment encoding these proteins:
- a CDS encoding TolC family protein: protein MSKLLPLCVLLLSGLSAFAEPLTTNLTPEIAVATALADNRDVIAARFAIRQAEGRLKQAGGLWPNPEWETRHGSDAAFANEGEYDFSTGFKQRFPITGRLTKAKAVARVDVAMAMAEVRNQERLLAGEVLSLCRGLLVTEAKLKANQEIQSTIQKLVEVSEKRLKVAEVSAADVNLAKLELQKLTLAQAALLNQQEIATTALNQLLGREPKTSLQMSGALEAEFDTNTVADISRQILARRPDRQLAALGIDRAGAEIKLARAEKWEDWTVGFDYSHTVDKFVAPVGTKPDNFLGVGVSIPLPLWNRNQGRISEAQATQQRAEAELKALDLRIAAETQTAENQMRRLLGILRQYREDSIKLAETNVSLLQKGYADGLVSITAVIQAQQQFSDLHLNYLEALAEFERALSDWQTATVSVPLHQIEK from the coding sequence ATGTCGAAACTATTGCCACTTTGCGTCCTGCTGTTGAGCGGTCTGAGCGCGTTTGCCGAGCCGCTAACAACCAACCTCACGCCTGAAATTGCCGTGGCAACGGCGCTGGCCGACAACCGCGACGTCATTGCTGCACGCTTTGCCATCCGGCAGGCGGAAGGGCGGCTCAAGCAGGCCGGGGGGCTATGGCCCAACCCGGAATGGGAAACCAGGCACGGCTCGGACGCGGCTTTCGCCAACGAAGGTGAATACGATTTTTCCACGGGTTTCAAACAACGCTTCCCCATCACCGGACGATTGACGAAAGCCAAAGCTGTCGCGCGCGTGGATGTAGCGATGGCGATGGCCGAGGTGCGCAATCAGGAACGATTACTCGCAGGCGAAGTGTTGAGCCTCTGTCGCGGACTGCTCGTCACGGAAGCAAAGCTCAAAGCAAATCAAGAAATTCAGAGCACCATTCAAAAACTCGTCGAGGTTTCAGAAAAGCGGTTGAAAGTGGCGGAAGTTTCCGCCGCCGATGTGAACCTGGCGAAATTGGAATTGCAAAAACTGACCCTGGCGCAAGCCGCGCTTCTCAATCAACAGGAAATCGCGACGACCGCACTTAATCAATTGCTCGGACGCGAGCCGAAGACCTCGTTGCAGATGTCTGGCGCGCTCGAGGCCGAGTTTGATACCAATACAGTCGCAGACATTTCGCGCCAAATCCTGGCCCGTCGGCCCGACCGCCAGTTGGCGGCCCTTGGCATAGACCGCGCGGGAGCGGAAATCAAACTTGCTCGCGCGGAGAAGTGGGAGGACTGGACGGTGGGTTTCGATTACAGCCACACGGTGGACAAGTTCGTCGCTCCTGTAGGGACAAAGCCTGACAACTTCCTGGGCGTTGGTGTTTCGATTCCACTGCCCCTTTGGAATCGCAATCAAGGACGAATCAGCGAAGCGCAGGCCACGCAGCAACGGGCCGAAGCCGAATTGAAGGCGCTGGATTTGCGCATTGCTGCGGAGACGCAAACGGCGGAAAACCAAATGCGCCGCCTGCTCGGCATCCTTCGTCAATATCGCGAGGACTCCATCAAACTCGCAGAGACAAATGTTTCCCTGCTGCAAAAAGGCTACGCGGATGGCCTCGTCAGTATCACGGCGGTAATACAGGCGCAGCAGCAGTTCAGCGATCTCCATCTCAATTATCTGGAGGCGTTGGCTGAATTCGAGCGCGCCCTGTCGGACTGGCAGACCGCAACCGTCTCCGTTCCGCTACATCAAATTGAAAAATAA
- a CDS encoding efflux RND transporter periplasmic adaptor subunit — MKLKTTHCVWLAVLLVAAISPQKLFGHGKQIEAGGGGGGPVTLTKAQQESIGLQTDKADFHSIDTILLLNGSVKIDPDRHAHVTTRISGRVEQLFARVGDRVEKGQKLAAIQSRQLGEPPPTVEVIAPVSGVVNERGVSLGDAIEPNTELFHIVDLSKVIVIAQVYEEDAAKVKREQTARIAALSYPTNESTGTITFVGLELDPERRTLPVWFAVDNPDGKLRADMFVKAAVVLATNSDVLTVPKSAVMSDGGEKFVFVRTGDTFNRVDVQTGAEDDRNVEIKDGLVPGDEVVVQGQREIFTAWLTGGKKPAADKD; from the coding sequence ATGAAACTGAAAACAACCCATTGCGTTTGGCTGGCAGTCCTGCTCGTCGCAGCCATTTCACCACAAAAACTATTTGGCCACGGCAAACAAATCGAAGCAGGTGGTGGAGGCGGAGGGCCGGTCACATTGACCAAGGCGCAGCAAGAGTCCATCGGCCTGCAAACCGACAAGGCGGACTTCCACTCCATTGACACCATTTTACTTCTGAACGGCAGCGTGAAGATTGATCCCGACCGCCACGCCCACGTCACCACGCGCATTTCGGGTCGTGTCGAACAATTGTTCGCGCGCGTCGGCGACCGCGTCGAGAAGGGTCAGAAGCTGGCCGCGATCCAATCCCGCCAACTCGGCGAACCGCCACCAACGGTTGAAGTAATCGCGCCGGTCAGCGGCGTGGTCAACGAGCGCGGCGTCAGCTTGGGCGATGCAATCGAGCCGAACACGGAACTTTTTCACATCGTGGACCTCTCGAAGGTCATCGTGATAGCGCAGGTCTATGAAGAAGACGCGGCGAAAGTGAAGCGAGAACAGACCGCGCGAATTGCGGCGTTGAGCTATCCGACAAACGAATCCACCGGCACAATTACATTCGTCGGTCTGGAACTTGACCCGGAGCGGCGCACGTTGCCCGTCTGGTTCGCGGTGGACAATCCCGACGGCAAATTGCGCGCTGATATGTTCGTCAAGGCCGCTGTGGTGCTCGCCACAAATTCCGACGTGCTCACCGTTCCGAAATCCGCCGTGATGTCGGATGGAGGCGAGAAATTCGTATTCGTGCGCACCGGCGACACATTCAACCGTGTGGATGTCCAGACCGGCGCGGAGGATGACCGCAACGTGGAAATCAAAGATGGCCTTGTGCCCGGCGACGAAGTGGTCGTGCAAGGGCAGCGTGAAATTTTCACCGCTTGGCTGACCGGCGGAAAGAAGCCGGCCGCTGACAAGGATTGA